CTGCTCGTCACCTTCGCCAACGCGGGCACGGTGACCCTTCAGCGCACCTACGAGACGGCCCGCGCCGCCGCCACCCGCGAGGGAGCGCTGCTCGCGCTGGGGCTGGCGCTCGAAGCCCGCGACTACGAAACCCAGGGCCACACCGGGCGCACGGTGGCCCTGTCCATGCGGCTGGGCCGGGCGCTGGGTCTGGACGAGTCGGCACAGGACCACCTGCGGCAGGGGGCCTACCTGCACGACATCGGCAAGCTCAGCGTGCCCGACGACATCCTGCTCAAGCCGGGGCCGCTGACCCCGGAGGAGCGCCGCCAGATGCAGCGCCACGTCCTGACCGGCGAGGCCCTGGTGCGGCGCATCCCCACCATGCCGCCCGAGGTGCTGGAGGTCGTGCGCTCGCACCACGAACGCTGGGACGGGGCCGGGTACCCCGACGGGCTGGCGGGCGAGGCGATCCCGGCCCTGGCCCGCGTCTTCTCGGTGATCGACGTCTTTGACGCCCTGACCCACCAGCGGCCCTACCGGGCGCCCCTGAGCGTGCCCGGTGCCCTGGCGCTGATCCGCGCCGAGGCGGGGCGGCAGTTCGACCCCAGGGTGGTCGGGGCCTTCCTGACCCTCTTTGCCCAGGGGACCGGGTCAGGCGCCGGGCCGGAAGCGGTGCGGGGGCAGGGGTGCCTGTAGCCGGCTTCCTCCTTCCCAAAAATCCCGTTCCCGGCGGAGTTTCTGACCGTTCGGTCGGGGACGCCCGCCCCGGCCGGACCGCGCTATGCTGCCCCGCGTGACGCTGGCCGCCTTCCTGAATCTGAGCGGTGAGGCTGCGGTGGTCGTGGGGGGTGGCCCGGTGGCGCTGCGCCGTGCCCGCACCCTGCTGGGTGCCGGACTGCGGGTGCGGGTGGTGGCCCCCGCGCTGCACCCCGACCTCGCCGCGCTTCCCGTGGGGCACGATCCCCGCCCCTATCGCCCCGGCGACGTGGCGGGGGCGCGGGTGGTCGTGGCGGCGACGGACAGCGCCGAGGTCAACGCCGCCGTGGCGGCCGAGGCCCACGCGGCGGGCGCTCTGGTCAACCACGCCGGGGACGCCGCGCAGGGCACCCTGCGCTTTCCCGCCGTGACCCGCCGGGGTGGGGTAGAGGTGGCTTTTACCACCGGGCGCGAACTGCCGCTGCTCGCGCAGGCCCTCGCCGAGCGCCTCGCCGGGCTGCTCCCGGCCCCCGAGCAGGTGGACGCCTGGGCCGAGCGCCGCGAGGCCGCGCTGACCCTGCCGGGGACCGAGCGGGAGGCCGCCATCGCCGCGCTGCGGGCCGATATCCGCGCGGCCGTGGGCCTCCCGCCCGCCGGGGTGGGCGCATGACGCTGGCCTGCCCGACGGGCCGCGCCCTGCTCGCCGGGGCGCACGTGCCCCCGCCCGCCTCGCTCGACTTCGTGGTGGTGGGCCTGAACCACCAGACCGCCCCGGTCGAGGTCCGCGAGCGGGCCGCCGTCCGCGCCGGGAACGAGGCCGCCGTGCTCTCGCACCTCTCGCCCTTTGCCCGCGAGGTCATGCTGCTGGCGACCTGCAACCGCACCGAGGTCTACCTCGCGGGGCTGCGCGGCGACCCCCGCGCCGTCTTCGGGGACGCGTGGGGCGGGGACCTGGGTGAGCACCTGTACGTCCACCGGGGCGAGGCGGCGGCCACCCACCTCTACCGGGTGGCGGCGGGGCTCGACAGCCTGGTGATCGGGGAGACGCAGATTCAGGGGCAGGTCAAGCGGGCGTGGCAGGCCTCGCGCGACCTCGGGCTATCGGGGACGGTCCTGAACAAGGTCGCGCAGGGGGCACTCGCGGCGGGCAAGCGGGTCCGCACCGAGACGGGCCTCGCCGACCGGGTGGTCAGCGTGTCGAGCGCCGCCGTCGAACTCGCGCACTCGGCGCTGGGGGGCCTCGCGGGGCGCACCGCCCTGATTCTGGGCGCGGGCGAAACCGCCGAGCTGACCCTGACCCACCTGCGGGCGGCGGGGGTGGAGGACGTGATCGTGGTCAACCGCACCGCCGAGCGGGCGCGGGCGCTCGCCGAGCGGGTGGGGGGCCGCGCCTGCGCCGCCGAACTGCTGCACGAGGCGCTGCCCCTGGCGGACGTGGTGATCGCGTCGAGCGCCGCACCCCACTACGTTCTGCATCCGGAAGGGGTGGCGGCAGCGCTGGAAGGGCGCCCGGGGCGGCCCATGTTCCTGATCGACATCAGCGTGCCGCGCATCCTCGACCCCGAGATCGGGGGCGTGGCGGGAGCACACCTCTACAACCTCGACGACCTCACCGCCATCGTCAGCCGCAACCTCCAGTCGCGCCGCGCCGCCTTGCCCCACGCCGAGGCGATCGTCCGCGAGGGCGTCTCCGACCTGACCCGCTGGAACCTCACCCGCGAGGCGCAGCGGGCCTTGCGGGCCGGGCGTGAGCTGGCGGCGGCAAGCGACTGACAGCCCCGCCTGAACCCTGCCCCCCGCCCCACATCGCCGCCCCCTTTTCCCGTAGCCTGAGCCCCATGTGGACCCGCCTTCCCTCCAGCGCCCTGCGCCTGACCGGGTCAGACCGGGTGGACTTCGCGCAGGGGCAGATGACCAATGACCTGCGGGGAGCACCCACCCCCGGCCTGGTCGCCGCCTGCTTCCTGAACGTGCGCGGGCAGATCGAGTTCTTCGCCCATGTGTACAGGCGCCCCGGCGACGTGTACCTCCACCTCGGGGCGGGGCAGGCCCCGGCGCTGGAGGGGCGGCTGCGGCGTTACATCATCTTCGATCAGGTGGAGCTGGCCGATCTGTCGGAGGACCTCCGCACCATTCACGTCTGGCGTGAAGCCGATCTCCCCGGCTGGGACCCGGCGGGCGGCGACGCGCAGGAGTTCGGGCTGGCAGGGGCCACCGTGCTGGGCGGGCGCGTGAACCGCACCGGGGCGCCGGGGGTGGACCTGCACTTCCTCGCCCGGCAGGAGGAGGCGGTGCTGGGGGCGCTGGCGGGCGCCGGGGTCGCCCTCCCCGAGCTGCACGCCGCCCGCATCCGCGCCGGGATTCCCGACGTGGACGCCGACGGCTTCGCGGGCACCCTGATTCCGGAGATCGGGCTGGACGTGGGCGGCCCCCTCCCGGCCATCAGCTACCGCAAGGGCTGCTACGTGGGCCAGGAGATCATGGCCCGGCTGGAGGCGCGGGGACAGGCCCGCTACGCCCTGGCGCGGCTGCGCGGCGAGGGCCTCCCCGAGCGGGCCGAGGTGACCCAGGGCGGGAAAGTGGTCGGGCAGTCGGGCGCCTTTGCCCAGGGCCTCAGCCTCGCCCGGCTGCGGCGCGAACTCGCGGCGGGGGACCGGGTGGAGGTGGGCGGCGTGCCCGCGACCGTCGAAACCCTGACGCCCCTTTCGGCCGCTCCTGCCGATGTTTGAAGCCTTCGTCCGCGAGGTCGGCAGCGGCCAGCCCGCCGATCTCGTGCGGGCGGCGCGGCGGGCGCAGGCGGCGGGGTTCGGGGTGCTGGCGCTGCCGGGACTGCCGCTGGGGGCGGTGTACGCCCTGAGTGGCCCTGCCCTGCTGCCCCCCCTGTGGGTCGCCGTGCTCGCGGGGCTGGGGGCGCTGCTCGCCGCGCTGGTGCTGCGGCTGGCGCACTCGGCGGCCCGTGACCCCGGCCAGCCCCCCGCCCGCGCCGTCCTGACCGCCGCCCTGCAATCGGGGGGCGCTCCCGCCGTCCCCTTCCTGCTGGGGTGCACCCTACTCGCGCAGCCCCCCGCGGTGGTCGCGCTCTGGGCGCTGGCCGGGCTGGGGTACGCCGCCGCGTGGAACCGGGTGCCGGGCTGGGTGCAGGCGGCAGGCCCGCGCCGGACCTGACCCGCCACCCGGCCGACGCCGCCTGCGGCAGGTCCGCTCTAGCCTGCGGCCATGTATGGCCGCACCTCCCGCCTCGTCCTTGTCCCCCTCACCCGCGAGGTCATCGCGGGACGGCTCGCGCAGGCCCCCTTCACGGCCACCCTTTCCACGCCAGACGGCCCCCTCACCGTGACCTACCCCCCGGCGTGGCCCGGCGACCTGCTGCCCCTTCTGCCCGCACGGCTGGCGGCCTTCGACCCTGGGCGCGAACGCTGGAGCGCCACCCTGGTCGAGCAGGCGACCGGCACGGCCATCGGCCAGATGGGCGCCAAGGGCGGCGGCGTGCCCGATGAGGCGGGTGACGTGGAGATCGGCTACGGCCTCAACCCCGACGTCTGGGGCCGGGGCTACGCGACCGAGGCGGTCGGCGTATTGGTGGCGGCCCTGCTCGCCCGCCCCGAGGTCCGGCGGGTGACCGCGTGGGCGGCCGTGGCCAACCCCGCGAGCGCCCGCGTGCTGGAGAAGCTGGGCTTCGTGTCCGTCGGCACCGCCTGGGACGAGGACGACGGCGACCTGACCGGGTGGGCGCGGGCCAGATAACGAAAACCCGCCCCCGGCGGGAGGGCCGGGGGCGGGCAGAGGCGCAGCGGTTCAGCGCGTCTTGGGGTCGTAGGCGTCGCGCAGGGCGTCGCCAAAGAGGTTAAAGGCGAGGCTGAACAGGATGATAAAGGCCGCCGGGTACACCATCACGTACCAATACTGCGGCTGCAACCACGCGCGGGCGAAGTCCACGAGCTGGCCCCACTCGGCGTAGCCGGTCGGGAAGCCCAGACCCAGGAACGACAGCGCGGCGATGCTCAGCGGGATGGTGCCCAGGTCCAGCACGGCGAGGGTGATCACGCTGGCGAGGCTGTTGGGAATGATGTGCCGCCGGATCAGCCGCCAGTCGCGGGCACCCAGGCTGCGGGCCGCGTCCACGAATTCCAGTTGCCGGGTTCGCAGCACGTCGCCGCGCACGATGCGGGCGTAGCTCGCCCAGCCGGTCACGGTGTAGGCCGCGATGATGGGAAAGGCGGGGTCGATGCCCGGATTGCTCGCCTTCAGGAAGGTGATCAGGATGATGGTGAGCACCAGGCCCGGCAGCGCGAACAGCACGTCGATAAAGCGCTGAATCAGGTTGTCGATCCAGCCGCCGTAGTAGCCGCTGATCGCGCCGATGATCACGCCCACGAGCAGGGTGATGCCCACGATGATGAAAGACAGCTTGAACATCGTGCGGGTGCCCCAGATCAGGCCGTAGAAGATGTCGTAGCCCTGGCTGGTGCCGAAGGGGGCCTCGGCGCTGGGCGGACTGGGCGTGGGCGAGAAGCTCTCGCGTTCGATGGCGTAGCAACTGTCAGGTGCGGCAAAGTGCGCCTTCCAGAACACGCCGCCCAGCGGATTGGCGATCTCCTGCGGGCTGCTGGCGCCCAGGTCACGCAGGCAGTTGGACCCGACCGACGGGCGGGCGATCAGGGGCGCGAAGAAGCCGACCAGCAAAAAGAGCAGCGCGGCAATCAGGCCGAGCATGGCGAGCTTGTTGCGCCGCAGCTTCTGAATGGGGCGCGAGGACAGGAAGTCGCGCACGGCGCTGCGCTTTTCGGGCGCGGCGGGGGCAGCGGGAACGGTCGTCATCAGTCAAACCTCACGCGGGGATCGACGACCCCGTACAGGATGTCGGTCAGGGTGCTGACCACCACCACGATAATCGCCGAAAGGAGGGCGAAGCCCAGCACCGAGGGCACGTCGAGTTGCAGCGCCGACTGCACCACCCACTGCCCGATGCCGGGGTAGGCGAAGATCGTCTCGGTGATGATCGACCCGCTCAGCAGGCCGATGATCAGGAAGCCCCCCAGCGTGATCACCGACAGCAGCGCGTTGCGCCGGGCGTGCTTGAGGTTCACGGCGCGTTCGGGCAGGCCCTTGGCGCGGGCGGTGCGCACGTAGTCGCTCGACAGGGCCTCGAGCATGTTGTTGCGCATCACCTTGAGGATGGTCGCGCCCGAGACGATGATCAGGGTCAAGGCGGGCATGATCAGGTGCCGCAACACGTCGAGGGCGATGTCAAAGCGCCCGTTGAGCAGCGCGTCCAGCCCCAGCATCCCGGTGTAGCGCCGGATGTCCCCGACGGCGAACTGGTTGACGACCTCCAGTTGCCCCGCGCCCGGCAGCCAGCCCAGGTAGCCGTACAGCACCGCCAGCAGCACGATCCCCAGCACGAAGGTCGGCAGGCTGTAGCCCAGCACGGCGAACACCCGCAGCACCTGGTCGATAAAGCGGTCCTTGTTCAGCGCACTCATCGTGCCCAGCCACACCCCGATCAGGATGATGGGAATGGCGGTCACCAGCGTCAGCTCGATGGTGTTGGGCAGCCGCTCGATGATGGTGTCGAGCACCGGCTGGCCGCTCGACTTGGAAAAGCCGAGGTCGCCCGAGAGCGTGCTTTGCAGCCACTTGCCGTACTGCACCGGGAAGGGCTGGTCGAGCCCCCGGTCGCGGATGATGCGCTCAAGCTGCGCGGCCTGCTGGTCGCTGCGGATGTACCCCGCCGCCCGCTGCGCGGGCGTGAGCAGCATCGTGAGGGCCACAATCAGCACCGACAGGGCCAGCATGACCAGCGGAATCTGAATGAGGCGGCGGACGATGAAATTGAGCATGACAACCTCTAGGAAGGTGGGAATCTCCGGAAGTCCGGGAGTCGGCGCTGATTCTCGCCCCTGGTCAGGGTTCTGTGATGAAAGCGGGTGAGGCGGGAAAGGAGCGTCAGCACTCCACCATACACGCGGGGTACCCCCCGGAACAAAGGGGCGCGGCAAAAGGGGACGGGGAAGGTCCCGAAGACCGTCCCCGTCCCGTCAAGCTGCCGCCTTACTTCTTGCTGAGTTCCTTCCAGTAGGTGCCCGTGTCGTCGAAGCTGATCATGGGGTTGTACGCGCGGGCGCTCACGCCCACGAGGTTGTCGCGGTGGGCGATGATGCCCACGCCCGCCGGGATCAGCACGAAGGGGGCCTGCTCGTAGGCCCGCTGGCCGACGAGCGAGTACAGCCGGTTGCGGGTGGCCGCGTTGGTGGTGGAGCGGGCCTGCTCCAGCCACTTGTCCACGCTGGCGTCCTTCCAGTTGTTGCGCGGGAAGTAGTAGCCGTTGCTGGAGTAGAAGGTGTACATGAAGTTGTCGGCGTCGGCGTAATCAGGCGCCCACCCGATGATGATCATGGGCTCCTTGCCCGCCTTGGAATCGTTGAGCATCGCCGACCATTCCTTGGCCTGGATGTTCACGCGGAACTTGGGGTTCAGCGCCTCGACGTTCTTCTTCAGGATTTCCATGGCGGTCTGCGAGGGCACGGCCCCGGCGCGGTAGGACACGTTCAGGGTAAAGCCGTTCTTCCAGACGTTGCCGCCCCAGGCCCGCTTGAAGTACGCCTCGGCCTGCTTGGGGTCGTACTTGTAGGTCTTGACCTTCTCGTCGTAGCCGGGGAAGGTGTCGGGAAGCAGCATGGTGCGCTGCTTGCCCTTGCCGTTTTGCACGTCGCGGATGTACTGCGCGTAGTTGAACGAGTACGCAAAGGCGCGGCGCACGTTCACGTCGCTGAAGAAGTTCGCCGGGATGCCGCGCCCGTCGAGCTTGCCGCTGCCCAGGCGGCTGGCGTCCGCGATCTTCTCGTTCATGAAGATCGCCGTGGCGCTGGTGTTGGGCAGGCCGTCCACCACGACCACGCCGGGCTTGCCCTTGAGCTGCTCTTCGATGTTGGCGCGGCCGCCGGTCTCGATGATGTCGGCGTCGCCGCGCAAGAAGGCCTGCTGGCGGGCGGCGAGCTCAGGCACCTTCTGGATCACCACGTTCTGGATCGCGGGCTTCTTGCCCCAGTAGCCGGGGAAGGCCTGCGCGAGAATCGCATTGGCGTCACGGCGCACCAGGCGGTAGGCGCCCGTGCCGCTGGGCTGCTTGTTCAGGTTGCTGCCCTGCAGGTCCTTGCCGATCCAGTTCTTCCAGTCGGCCTCGGTGCCCTTCCACTCGCCCACCTTGATGGCGTGCTGGCGGTCCACGACGCTCTGGCCCGCGTAGGCGAGCTTGGAGAGGAACGCGGGGTCGACCTTGGGCAGCGTAAAGACGAGCTGCCCGGCGCGGTTGCACTCCACGGCCTTGTCGATCTTGGCCCAGGTGATGCTCTTGTCGTCGGCGGCGTTGGAGCCGGTGCCCAGCAGGCTCTCCGAGAAGAACCAGTTGCCCGACTCGGCGGCGTTGGTGACCAGGTTGCGCTCGAAGGTGTACTCGGCGTCCGCGCAGGTCATGGTGTTGCCGGAGTGGAACTTGACGTTCTTGCGCAGGTCGAAGGTGTAGGTCTTGCCGCCGTTGCTGATGGCCCACTTGGTCGCCAGCAGGGGCTCGAGTTCGCGGATGCTCGCGCCCTTGTAGGTCACGAGGGTCTCGTAGATGTTCTCGACGATCGCGCCCGAGGCGGTGTCATAGGTGGCGGCGGGGTCCAGCGTGGGCACGTCGGCGGCCCACTGGACGACCAGCGTGTCCTTGGCGACGGCGGCCTGGGCGGTGCTGGTCACTGCAGCGGCGAGAAGCAGGGAGCTGAGCAGAGCAACTTTCTTCATGGTGCCTCCTGAGGCAGAGCGGTTTGACGCGCCGTGGGCCGGTGGGCCGGGCCGGAAACCTGTGGATGTCAGACGGCGCCAATGATAGCGCAGCCTGAGCAGGGCATGTGAGAGGTTTCAAGGGGCCTTGGGGTGAACCCCGCGCCGGGTGCCATACTGCCCCGCGATGAAGAAGCGCATCCTGCTGCTGGCGGGCGGTCAGTCCGGCGAACACGAGGTCAGCCTGATGAGTGCCCGAAGTGTCCTCTCGGCCCTGCCGCGCGACCAGTTCGACGTGACCCCGGTGGTCATCAGCCCGCAGGGGCGCTGGCTGCCGCCGACCGACACCGCCCGCGCCCTGGAAACCGGGCAGGCCGTTCCCGGCGGCGACCTCGTGCTGCACCGCGCCGCGAGCGCCGAGGGCTACGACGCCGTCTTTCCGCTGCTGCACGGCCCGATGGGGGAAGACGGCACCATCCAGGGCCTGCTGACCCTCGCGGGGATTCCCTTCGTGGGGTCGGGCGTGCTGGGGTCGGCGGTCAGCATGGACAAGGTGATGACCAAGCAGGTGCTCGCGTCGGTGGGCATTCCGCAGGTGGACTGGCGCCTCGCCGTGCGCCGCGAGTGGCAGACCCGGCCGGAGGAGGTCGAGGCCCGCGCCGCTGAACTGGGCTTCCCCCTCTTCGTGAAGCCCGCCAACCTCGGCTCCAGCGTGGGGATCAGCAAGGTGAGCCGCCCCCAGGACCTCCAGGCGGCCCTCGACCTGGCCTTTTCCCTCGACCGCCGCGTGATTCTGGAGGCGATGACGCCCATGAGGCCCCGCGAGGTGGAGGTCGGGATTCTGGGCAACGACGCGCCGATCGCCAGTCCGGTGGGGGAACTGCGCTTCGACGCCGATTTCTACGACTACGAGACGAAGTACACCGAGGGCCGCGCCGAGATGCACATCCCCGCCCCCCTTCCCGCCGAGGTGGCCGAGCGGGTCCGCAGCCTCGCCCTGACGGCCTTCCGGGCGCTCGACGGTGCGGGGCTGGCGCGGGTGGACTTCTTCTACGTGGAGGAGACGGGCGAGCTGTTCCTGAACGAGGTGAACACCATGCCCGGCTTTACCACGACCTCCATGTACCCCAAGCTGTTCGAGGCGGCGGGCCTGAGCTACAGCGAGCTGGTGACCCGGCTGATCGAGCTGGCGCTGGAGAGGCGGTGAGGGGATCGTAGATCGTAGAACGTGGATGGTGACTTCCCGGTCGCCCTGACCCCACGATCCACCCCCCCACGTTCCGAGTTGACAATTCCGAGCAGCTTACTTAGGATTCGCCCCATGAAGCGCTTCCTGCTCGCCTCCGCTGCCCTGCTGCTCTCCGGTTCCTCGCTGGCCCAGTCCCAGATCACCGTGTACTCGGGCCGCGCCAAGACCTTCGTGGACCCCATCGTGCAGCAGTTCGAGCGCTCAACGGGCATCAAGGTGAATGTCCGCTACGGCACCGACAGCCAACTGGTCGCCGCGCTGCGCGAGGAGGGGAGCCGCAGCCCCGCCGACGTGTTCTGGGGCAACTCGGTGGGGGCGCTGGGCGAACTGGCCGAGGACGGCAAGTTCCTGAAGCTGACGACCGCGATGGTGCGCGGTGTGGCGCCCGACTACGTGCCCGACGACCGCACCTGGCTGCCCACCACCGTGCGCTTCCGGGTGCTGGCCTACAACCCCAACAAGATCAAGCCGGGCGACCTGCCCGACAGCGTGCTGGACCTGCCCAAGATGACCTCCCTCAAGGGCCGCATCGGCTGGACGGTCAGCTACCCCTCCTTCCAGGATTTCCTGGCGGGCATGATCGCCAAGCACGGCGAGGCCACGACCCGGCAGTGGATCGAGGGCATGAAGGCGCTGCAACCCAAGGACTACAAGACCAGCAACGTGGGGATGCTCGAAGCGATGCGGGCGGGCGAGATCGACGTGGCGCTCACCAACCACTACTACATCCAGCGCGTCAACCGCCTGAGCTACCCGGTCGAGACCTACTTCTTCAAGAACGGCGACATCGGCAACCTGGGCAACGCGACGGGCGCGGCCATCCTGAAGACCAGCAAGAACCGTGCGGCGGCCACCCGCTTCCTGGGGGCGCTGACCGGCAAGGACGCGCAGACCTTCTTCCTGAGCGTGAACTTCGAGTACCCGGTGATCGGCAACATCATCCAGCCCACCACCATGCTGAGCTTCAGCGACGTCACCAAGCGCAGCCCGCGCGTGGACCCCGCCGTGCTCCCCAAGAACATCGAGAAGGCCCAGCGGCTGCTGCGCGAGGCGGGGCTGCTGTAAGGCCGGTGCCAGCGGCCAGCTTCCAGCCGCCAGCACAAGAGGGGAGGTCTCGCCCGTGGGCGGGGCCTCCTCCGCTTGTGGTGAAGTGAAGGCATGAGCCTGCTGGGGGGAGTGCTGGGTGCCCTGCTGACCGGCGCGGTGGTGCTGGGGCTGCTGCGGCTGCGGCCCGCCCCGGCGCGGGTGCTGGGGGTGCTGGGCTGGCCCGCGTGGGTACTCGCCGCGCTGTGGCCGGTGCTGACGTGGAAGTCGGAGCCCTCCGGGTCCATCGACCCGCTGACCGTCGGCTTCTCGAACCTGTTCCTGATCGTGGGCTTGCTGGTGGGACTGCTGTGTGCCCTGCCCCGGCGCACGCGCTGGCCGCGCGAGGCCTTCTGGGTCTCGTGGGGCGTGGGATTGCTGGCGGTGGTGGTGCTCTGGCTGGGGACCCTCAGCGTGAATGCCGCCTTCTGGCTGCCGCCTGAGCAGAGAGTGCGTCTGTTTTCCGGCTTTGTCGGTGGAGTGCTGCTGAGCCTGCTGCCTGCGCTGGCGGTGGCTGAGCTGGTCGGGCGGCGGGAGCGGAGGGCCGGGGCGGAGGGGGGATAGCCAAACCCTCAGCCGGGGCCGGGGGTGTCCTCTTGTCGGGGCGACGCGTGGGGACGCACGAAAGGCTGAGCTCAGGTGAGGATCAGCCGGTAAAGTTTGGCGGCCAACTTCAGGGCAGGGAGCAGCGCGATCAGAACCGCGAGCCACTCGGCCATCCGTTTTGGTGAAACAGCCCTTTTTCTTCTGGGAGGCTTCCTGTGGTTCAAGAGAGCACCCCCTTTCCGAGCGTCCGTGTTGAAGCCACGGGCGCTCACCTCTTTTGGACGCGTAGCCCTCTCGGTCCCCATTGTCATGCTCCCTGTCCGAAGACAGTGCGCGTGGACCGGATGGACCGCACCGGGACGCCTGCCCTCCAATCCCGACCAAGTTGCTCTGATAAATTGGCGCGGTTGGCCCCTTGCGGCCTGCCCTTTCCCATGACCCTGCGCCGCCGACTGCCCCCCACCCTGGCCCTGCCCGCCCTGCTGACCGCACTGGGGGTGCTGCTGCCCCTCGCGTACCTCGTGCTGCGGGCCTTCGGGGCTGAGGCGCAGGAATTGCGCGAGATCGTGTTCCGGGTCCGCAATCTGGAACTCTTGCGCAACACCCTGGGATTGGCACTGGGGGTCCTCGTGACCGGGACAGCGGTGGCGCTGCCGCTCGCCTACCTGGCGGCCCGAACGACCTTCCGGCCGCGCTGGGTTCTCACGCTCCTGGGAGTGCTGCCGCTGGCGATTCCGGGGTATGTGGGGGCGTACGCGCTGATCGCCGCGAGCGGGCCGGGCGGCACCATCTGGGCGGCGACCGGCCTGAGCTGGCCGGGGCCGAGCGGGTTCTGGGGGGCGCTGGGGGTGCTGACCCTCTTTACTTTCCCGTACCTCTTCCTGAACCTGCACGCCGCGCTGCGGGCACAAGACCCCGCGCTGGAGGACGCCGCCCGGCTGCTGGGCCGCACGCCGGGGCAGACCTTTCGGGAGGTCACGCTGCCGCACCTGCGCCCGGCGTGGCTGTCGGGGGGGCTGCTGGTGACCCTGCATGTGCTGGGTGACTTCGGGGTGACCAGCCTGATGCGCTATCCGACCTTCAGCGCGGCGATCTACCAGCAGTACACGGCGGCCTACGACCGGGTGTACTCGGCGTGGCTGGCGCTGATGCTGCTCGTGGTGACCGGGCTGACCCTGTGGCTGGAGGCGCGGCTGATGCGCGGCGTCTTTCTGGCACGGGTGTCGCCGGGGGGAGCGCGGCAGCCCGCCCGCGTGCCCCTGCGCGGCTGGACGCTGCCCGCCTGGGTGTTTATCGGGCTGCTGGCGGGCGCCGCGCTCGTCGTGCCGCTGGGCACGGTGGGCTACTGGCTGCGGCTGGAGCAGAACCCCTACGCGCTTGCCGGGCTGTGGGACGCGACCCGCTCGGCACTGACGGCGGCGGGGGTGGCGGCGATCACCACCACGGTCCTCGCCTTTCCGCTCGCCTACATCGGCAACCGCTACGCGGGGCGGGCGGCCCGGGTCACCGAGCGGGTGGCCTACCTGGGGTACGCGACGCCGCCGCTGGCCTTCGCGCTGGCGCTCGTCTTCTTCGTGCTCAGATCGGCGCCGGGGCTGTACCAGACTTTCGCCCTGCTGATCCTGGCCTACACGCTGCACTTCGTCGCGGAGGCGATCGGCCCCATTCGCACCTCGCTGGCGAGGGCGACGCCCCGGCTGGAGGAAGCCGCGCGGGTGCTGGGTGCCCGGCCTGCCCGGAGCCTCTGGCAGGTCACCCTGCCCCTGATGCGGCCCGGATTGCTGGCGAGCGCGGCCTTCGTGTTCCTGAGC
This genomic interval from Deinococcus sp. HSC-46F16 contains the following:
- a CDS encoding NAD(P)-dependent oxidoreductase; the protein is MTLAAFLNLSGEAAVVVGGGPVALRRARTLLGAGLRVRVVAPALHPDLAALPVGHDPRPYRPGDVAGARVVVAATDSAEVNAAVAAEAHAAGALVNHAGDAAQGTLRFPAVTRRGGVEVAFTTGRELPLLAQALAERLAGLLPAPEQVDAWAERREAALTLPGTEREAAIAALRADIRAAVGLPPAGVGA
- a CDS encoding ABC transporter permease, whose translation is MLNFIVRRLIQIPLVMLALSVLIVALTMLLTPAQRAAGYIRSDQQAAQLERIIRDRGLDQPFPVQYGKWLQSTLSGDLGFSKSSGQPVLDTIIERLPNTIELTLVTAIPIILIGVWLGTMSALNKDRFIDQVLRVFAVLGYSLPTFVLGIVLLAVLYGYLGWLPGAGQLEVVNQFAVGDIRRYTGMLGLDALLNGRFDIALDVLRHLIMPALTLIIVSGATILKVMRNNMLEALSSDYVRTARAKGLPERAVNLKHARRNALLSVITLGGFLIIGLLSGSIITETIFAYPGIGQWVVQSALQLDVPSVLGFALLSAIIVVVVSTLTDILYGVVDPRVRFD
- a CDS encoding HD domain-containing phosphohydrolase; the protein is MSVDDRAALRVMLDLSRSLLAAASGAEVEATLTRQSVTLLGTRSAAFLRYLPGADVLRVTAEAGAYAGDLGLTLTRGQGASWRAALAEDPLLHLRRDETPPWIVRAPGVPPTHSLFAPLRSSSGRLLGVLTVGREDPPFSPRDEELLVTFANAGTVTLQRTYETARAAATREGALLALGLALEARDYETQGHTGRTVALSMRLGRALGLDESAQDHLRQGAYLHDIGKLSVPDDILLKPGPLTPEERRQMQRHVLTGEALVRRIPTMPPEVLEVVRSHHERWDGAGYPDGLAGEAIPALARVFSVIDVFDALTHQRPYRAPLSVPGALALIRAEAGRQFDPRVVGAFLTLFAQGTGSGAGPEAVRGQGCL
- a CDS encoding folate-binding protein YgfZ, translated to MWTRLPSSALRLTGSDRVDFAQGQMTNDLRGAPTPGLVAACFLNVRGQIEFFAHVYRRPGDVYLHLGAGQAPALEGRLRRYIIFDQVELADLSEDLRTIHVWREADLPGWDPAGGDAQEFGLAGATVLGGRVNRTGAPGVDLHFLARQEEAVLGALAGAGVALPELHAARIRAGIPDVDADGFAGTLIPEIGLDVGGPLPAISYRKGCYVGQEIMARLEARGQARYALARLRGEGLPERAEVTQGGKVVGQSGAFAQGLSLARLRRELAAGDRVEVGGVPATVETLTPLSAAPADV
- a CDS encoding ABC transporter permease; protein product: MTTVPAAPAAPEKRSAVRDFLSSRPIQKLRRNKLAMLGLIAALLFLLVGFFAPLIARPSVGSNCLRDLGASSPQEIANPLGGVFWKAHFAAPDSCYAIERESFSPTPSPPSAEAPFGTSQGYDIFYGLIWGTRTMFKLSFIIVGITLLVGVIIGAISGYYGGWIDNLIQRFIDVLFALPGLVLTIILITFLKASNPGIDPAFPIIAAYTVTGWASYARIVRGDVLRTRQLEFVDAARSLGARDWRLIRRHIIPNSLASVITLAVLDLGTIPLSIAALSFLGLGFPTGYAEWGQLVDFARAWLQPQYWYVMVYPAAFIILFSLAFNLFGDALRDAYDPKTR
- the hemA gene encoding glutamyl-tRNA reductase is translated as MTLACPTGRALLAGAHVPPPASLDFVVVGLNHQTAPVEVRERAAVRAGNEAAVLSHLSPFAREVMLLATCNRTEVYLAGLRGDPRAVFGDAWGGDLGEHLYVHRGEAAATHLYRVAAGLDSLVIGETQIQGQVKRAWQASRDLGLSGTVLNKVAQGALAAGKRVRTETGLADRVVSVSSAAVELAHSALGGLAGRTALILGAGETAELTLTHLRAAGVEDVIVVNRTAERARALAERVGGRACAAELLHEALPLADVVIASSAAPHYVLHPEGVAAALEGRPGRPMFLIDISVPRILDPEIGGVAGAHLYNLDDLTAIVSRNLQSRRAALPHAEAIVREGVSDLTRWNLTREAQRALRAGRELAAASD
- a CDS encoding GNAT family N-acetyltransferase, giving the protein MYGRTSRLVLVPLTREVIAGRLAQAPFTATLSTPDGPLTVTYPPAWPGDLLPLLPARLAAFDPGRERWSATLVEQATGTAIGQMGAKGGGVPDEAGDVEIGYGLNPDVWGRGYATEAVGVLVAALLARPEVRRVTAWAAVANPASARVLEKLGFVSVGTAWDEDDGDLTGWARAR